A window from Candidatus Eisenbacteria bacterium encodes these proteins:
- a CDS encoding DinB family protein, protein MPNASTLPIPRPAANEYAPYYGRYIDRVTGDDALASLESQIVETLALLAGLDDARSLHRYAPGKWSVKEVVGHLTDAERVFAYRALRFARADRTPLPGFDENVYVPEGRFDARPMRDIASDFRLVREASLALFRSLDAEALVRVGEANQSPMSVRALAWVLAGHELHHVTILRERYGL, encoded by the coding sequence ATGCCGAACGCCTCGACGCTCCCGATTCCGCGCCCGGCCGCGAACGAATACGCGCCTTACTATGGCCGCTACATCGATCGCGTGACCGGCGACGATGCGCTCGCGAGCCTCGAGTCTCAGATCGTCGAAACACTCGCGCTGCTCGCGGGTCTCGACGACGCCAGGTCGCTCCATCGCTATGCGCCCGGCAAGTGGAGTGTGAAGGAAGTGGTCGGCCACCTGACCGATGCCGAGCGCGTGTTCGCGTATCGCGCGCTGCGCTTCGCGCGCGCCGACCGCACCCCGCTGCCGGGTTTCGACGAGAACGTCTACGTGCCCGAGGGACGCTTCGACGCGCGACCGATGCGCGACATCGCATCGGACTTTCGCCTGGTGCGCGAGGCCTCGCTCGCGCTGTTTCGATCGCTCGACGCCGAGGCACTCGTGCGGGTCGGCGAGGCGAACCAGTCGCCCATGAGCGTGCGCGCGCTGGCATGGGTGCTCGCGGGCCACGAACTGCACCACGTCACGATCCTGCGCGAGCGCTACGGCCTCTAA